A single genomic interval of Lathyrus oleraceus cultivar Zhongwan6 chromosome 7, CAAS_Psat_ZW6_1.0, whole genome shotgun sequence harbors:
- the LOC127101655 gene encoding vesicle-associated membrane protein 722 isoform X1: MGQQSLIYSFVARGTLIIAEHSDFTGNFTTIALQCLQKLPASNNRFTYNCDGHTFSFLVDNGFSYCVVAVESFGRQIPIAFLERIKDDFNKRYGGGRAATATAKSLNKEFGPKLKEHMQYCVDHPEEVSKLAKVKAQVSEVKGVMMENIDKVIDRGEKIEVLVDKTENLRFQAQDFRQQGTQLRRKMWYQNMKIKLIVLAIIIALILIIVLSVCHGFSC, encoded by the exons ATGGGACAACAATCGTTGATTTACAGCTTCGTTGCTCGCGGAACGTTGATCATAGCAGAACACAGCGACTTCACAGGAAACTTCACCACCATAGCTTTACAGTGTCTTCAAAAACTCCCTGCTTCAAATAACAGGTTCACTTACAATTGCGACGGTCACACCTTCAGCTTCCTCGTCGATAATGGATTCA gttACTGTGTTGTGGCAGTGGAGTCTTTTGGTAGACAAATTCCTATAGCTTTTCTTGAACGTATTAAGGATGATTTTAACAAAAGATATGGCGGAGGAAGAGCTGCAACAGCTACTGCTAAAAGTCTTAACAAAGAATTTGG ACCAAAGTTGAAGGAGCATATGCAATATTGTGTGGATCATCCGGAGGAAGTTAGCAAACTTGCTAAAGTCAAAGCTCAAGTTTCTGAAGTCAAAGGTGTTATGATGGAAAATATTGACAAG GTTATTGATCGTGGAGAGAAGATTGAGGTTTTGGTGGATAAAACCGAGAACCTTCGCTTTCAG GCACAAGATTTTAGGCAGCAGGGAACCCAATTGAGGAGAAAGATGTGGTATCAGAACATGAAGATCAAGCTCATAGTTCTTGCTATTATAATTGCCTTGATTCTAATTATTGTTCTTTCTGTGTGCCATGGATTCAGTTGTTAA
- the LOC127101655 gene encoding vesicle-associated membrane protein 722 isoform X2 gives MGQQSLIYSFVARGTLIIAEHSDFTGNFTTIALQCLQKLPASNNRFTYNCDGHTFSFLVDNGFSYCVVAVESFGRQIPIAFLERIKDDFNKRYGGGRAATATAKSLNKEFGPKLKEHMQYCVDHPEEVSKLAKVKAQVSEVKGVMMENIDKVIDRGEKIEVLVDKTENLRFQIEMQWLCRHKILGSREPN, from the exons ATGGGACAACAATCGTTGATTTACAGCTTCGTTGCTCGCGGAACGTTGATCATAGCAGAACACAGCGACTTCACAGGAAACTTCACCACCATAGCTTTACAGTGTCTTCAAAAACTCCCTGCTTCAAATAACAGGTTCACTTACAATTGCGACGGTCACACCTTCAGCTTCCTCGTCGATAATGGATTCA gttACTGTGTTGTGGCAGTGGAGTCTTTTGGTAGACAAATTCCTATAGCTTTTCTTGAACGTATTAAGGATGATTTTAACAAAAGATATGGCGGAGGAAGAGCTGCAACAGCTACTGCTAAAAGTCTTAACAAAGAATTTGG ACCAAAGTTGAAGGAGCATATGCAATATTGTGTGGATCATCCGGAGGAAGTTAGCAAACTTGCTAAAGTCAAAGCTCAAGTTTCTGAAGTCAAAGGTGTTATGATGGAAAATATTGACAAG GTTATTGATCGTGGAGAGAAGATTGAGGTTTTGGTGGATAAAACCGAGAACCTTCGCTTTCAG ATTGAAATGCAATGGCTTTGCAGGCACAAGATTTTAGGCAGCAGGGAACCCAATTGA